The genomic interval GTATAGCAACAAAATTATTAGCACCGAGTTCAGTTATGAAACAGGAACGTTGAAATAGATTGTTAGTCATTTCACTGGCTACAGAACTTGATCAACCCGATATTCCGCACAATCGCGTTCGAATGATCAGAGAATATGAATTTACCTACCTACCGAAACGCGCTTTTTTATATACTCGGTACGTTCGATTTGTAATTACTTTTTTAACGGAAAAATTAGCCGAATCCTCTCCGATTTTccgtaaaataaattgaacgaaacaaaaatataataataggaATAACGCGTCACAGAAATCCAAGTACGAACAAGGCCAGGCTGAAGATCGGATTTTAATCGACGTGAAATATTTCCTTACAtagcacatttttttttttctcataatatAAATTCTGGATTTTCTTCAccgatagataaaaaaatgattttctcgaTTGCGAAGAATCCGTGGGATTGATCAAAATGAAGTCTAAGCCATAACGGAATATGACAGGAATTGTACCCGGCCGACTGTTCTTGTTCCAAGTTTTAATTGACTCGAACCTGCTAATAATCTAAGTGACACTTGACAACGATTTTCTTAAAGTGTGGAACTAAATGCGGGTGTTATTGATTCGGGTAAGCTCCTCGAATTGAACAAGTTCACCTGTTGAATAAAAGTAGACAGTGATGCAGCGAgggaatgtacgtacgtatgtactacGTTTCCAGTTGGCTCTGGAATTTATTGAGACGTCAAAGCTTCAATTATTCACATTCATATATTCTGGTCGGTCTCTAATTGTTCCGTCCCAATATAACAAAACCATGCCTTTCATATCGTAAAGATACCACATGATTCTTATGGCTCCCCGTTGGATAAACCTGATTTATTCTTTCGTtaagcgaaaaaaaactcatctcAACAAATACCTTGACAAATACGCAATTAACCCAGTTATGAGAGACCGCAGAGCTGCCGCAGGTACGAGAGTAGTAAAGtaagttgaacaaaaaaacgattacaGTAACAATAACTTTCCTTCACACGTCAAAACTCGGAAGGTGGCAGCTCTTCAACGATTTTTCGGAGCACTCGGTATGGTATTCCTGCTTTGTCGGTTGGACGACTATCTGGACAGGCTGGGCAGTCAGTAATATGGGCACTACGACAATCTCGTTATCGACTGAATTATCATCGGTACAGAGAAGTATCGCCGGATTCAACTTCGTCGCGCTCCGCGAAGAACTGTCGCGTttaggaagaaaagaaaaacgggaaATTATTTTGTCCGATTCAATTACCCTCGTAAACGCTAGAAGATGTGAAAAGAATAGTATACATGAAACCTACTGTGCCAGCCATTCATTTTCTGCGCAATGAACAAAAGTGTGCATTATACGTGCGTGTGTATTTTTTCGAAGTAATTTTCATTCTAACGACACACCCtgtacaatatttataatCTGTACTTCACGCGAATCTACGTTCTACGCGAGGAGGCGTAATGGAAAGAGCGGTCGATACGATCCTGTCTAAATGACTCACGCCACGGCATTACACGTGAAAACCAGTgtgcgtacatacctatgtatgtatatgcactACGGCGTACctgtttgataaattttttcaacggggtGAAGATATCCACCGTTAAGCGACGTGCATCGAATTTCAGTAGCTATATACCCGCGATTAGGCAGCTCTTCGTCAATTAGGTTTGGATAATGAAATGCGCTTGGGGTATTTCCGTTGATTATATTTCAGCCTACCAACGACGCTTCTCGTGGTCACGTAATCCCGTATCAGGGCTGTGGTCAACCCCTGGGTAGTATTGCCACGTAGTATAaccatgtatatatgtataatgtccATACGGCTATTTCTCGGGAACGTGTTTCGTGCTGCACGCCGCGAGCTCATATCTCTAACCAAGAGAAAATCGTTTcatcgataagaaaaaaaagtcataataataagaatagtAGTGGCAcagggtgtaaaaaaaaaaaaaaaaaaaaaaaaaaaacattagaGAGGAAGTGAGAGGAAAATTATAGAGGTTGAACCAAGGCGACGAGAGCCAACCTAGGAGGAGGTGGTCTACGATGCAGATTTTGAGCGCGTGGGTACCTACTCCCGAATAATCTTCACATTATGCAAATTGTATTATTACCatcgactctctctctctctctctctttctctacgCATCCGTACTCTGAAAACTCAGAAATGTTGGGTGAGAACGGGCAGGCGTTTCGATTCTTTTAAATGAAGATAATTCTCACACGCGCAGTAAGTTTGTGGTATTGTCCATTTGTGAATATATACGTGCGCGTAGCATTTGAGGAGCGTAATTTCAgagaaagggatgaaaaaatccacACGGAACGAAGCCACAGGTGATGCTGAATTacgattcgtttattttcagaaCGACGGGGAATCCCGGGAGCAAATCACCGGCTGGAGGAAGCGGAGTTCCCGGGAGTGGTGGAGGTGGCCCTGGAGGAGTGACGGAACCTCGTACACCGACCGCGGGACCCCAGAACAAGCAACTTCAAAACGTCAAGGGCGACCATCCCTCCGTaagtataacgtatacatatatgcgttaCCCAGCGACTCCGTTTTACCTTAGCTCATCTCCACGTACcccccgtacgtacgtactacacgCCGCCGTAATACAGTTCTCAGCTTTCCCCTCTCAGTTTACGGAAATTCTCCTGTTCATAACTCGTAGGACTTCCTATTCCTTGATGGGATTCCTATTTCACCTTTCCACGTttcttggtaaaaaaaaaaaataaaataaacttgcATGCTCATGTTATTGCCGAGACACTCCTGCGTTCTATAAACGACACCATAGGATCAACCCTCGAAGACTCTTCAACATATAGCTGCGCGAAGTACCTCATGATCATTCTACAAAAGATACGTTTTCTGCTTCGAAATGGATTTTTATCCACAACTTTTCCCACCTTGCTTCTCCATATTtccttacaaaaaaaaaaaaaaaaaaaaaggcttttACTGGCTTCGGCCAATTAAAGACGGAGGGCTCGGTAGGGGGTCTCTACCTATAGTGCGTTTCTGCCTCCCTAGATTTCATTACACTCAATCAACTGACTATACAATCTATGGCAAAATTGAGAGGATCAAAGCTTTAAAGGTCATAAATCGGTAGACGGTTTCATTGCCATAAATGAACTTCATGATCCTATTTCAATCTTGCCGCCTGCTCAGTAATCCATCGGATTTTGTCCAAGTCACATTTGAAGGCTTCGATTTCTATTCGTTCTCCAAACCCTCGTGCCCCTCCCGAGCCAGTTTTGTCTTTGCTGTAACAATTATATTCGTAGCAAAATTGAGTTTAACTAATGGTTTCATTGCCGAATACGCTTTCGGTGGTAAGTCAAGGCGCGTgaggtgaattgaaaattttgtcctTAATAGGTATGGGACTGAAGGTAACTTTCCCGATTTCCGAAGTCTTTCATTGTCAAATTGAGGCTGAGTGTTGTTCTTTTACCCTCTTACTTCCGGGcctaaaaattatacattcaaCTCTTTTCCACGCTAAtgcttctttcttctcttcttccaaGTATTACggaaaaaactcaattatGACACAAAGAAAGTATAAGACGGTAGGCGGGCGATAGAATTCGCAGCTCCGAAACCCACTGTTCTACTTATTATGCTATTAttgtgtttattatttttccatctttcagATGGCGTTCCTCCAGAGCAGATCTGTCTCATTAGTAGACATGTACATCGACAATACGGAACCGAGCGAAAATGTTGGCCAGATACAGTTCAGCCTTGAATACGACTTCCAAAACTCAACGCTCATGCTGCGCATCATACAGGTCGGTAATATtctatcgtcatttttttttttaattacctatACTCTTGTCACGATATCGCacggttattataattttcccAGCTACGAATACCGGCTGACCTCTGAACTTAGCCGTTTAACCTCTGCAGAAAATACATGCGCCGCGTTTATGTGTTTACGAAGGCATTGTTTTAAACCCCCTTTCTATACCGTAATTTTAATATAccatacctataccgtatacatattgAACAATATTGtttaatatatctatgcctATACATGAACGTACTGCTTGGGtgtcgataaattatttttagactTGAATTCTTACAGTGCGATTCTTCCATCGAGCGACCTTCTGGTATATAGTAAAATGACATGATGGGATGACACTACAAAATGTGAAACTAAAAACGCCCTGTCGGTGGGTCGCGATGTTAAACTACAAGGGCGGTTCGCGATCCGAATGTATCACGAGTGATACATAGTTTGAAGTTGAAACTCAAGATGAAACTTTGCGACAAATCGAAAGTTTGAGTTGAAGTCAACGGTGGGAGGTAAAAAGATCGTATAAGGAAATAGCTGAGTAAAACGTGCACATAGCgagaggaattgaaaaaatatagacAATCTCAttgtgaaattaaaaactcgagaggaagaacgagaaaattaaGGCGAATAAGACAACAATTAGGCCCTAAAGTAAAACTCTACCACGCCTTTATTACTTCGAACTTTATATAAGATCGAACTCGACTTCACTCGCTAATGGATCcatccgaatgaaaatttatacggaataaagaaaagcGAACGTTgtgagcgttgaaaatcgaactcgcaagtaataaaaatagaattgtTTTCTAAAGCGAAAAAGTCATCGCTCCCCACATTCTCTCAGATTGTACGTAAAACAAAGTATGTGTgagtatatgtgtatataaaggCAAataggggagaaaaaaatagttgaacGTGGTTTAAGCAGAAAATCTTTGTGACGTACGTCGAGATACGCTTAAGTTAAAAATCAACCGGATGAACTTCCTTGATCGTGCGCTCAGGTGCATATAGGGTATCTCTACCAAAAGTCCTGGAACACGAGTGCAGATTTTTCCGAGGTCATAAGGCTCAACCTGTTGTAAAAAGACTCGTTGAAACGCATACGTTGAGAACCATTCGTCAGCggtccgtatacatataaggtaGGGCGATTGCTCCGGGCCGTCCCTCCAGCATCCCCTAACTTTAACATGAGACTGCTTTCGCAATTTAGGTAGTACTGCAGGAAGtatccttcctttttcttcgttcctctCCATCTCAGAATAAGGATCCAAAGTTACCGAAACGAACGGTGCGATGCACACGGTTTAGATTTTACAGAATCAAATTCTATTACCGATTTCGATCTCGCTTCGTCAGGAGTCAATCGCCGAATGTAATAGACTTCGTAGAAACTATCGTTGAAGTCgaggaaaaagtttatttcactgaaattgatgaaaaactaagacgatttttttaaatccaccCTTAACCGATTCCCATTTCCCGCCGTAATGTTCACGTTTCTATGCAATTACGTCACAACCGAGACGGTAGTATCATCGTTAACGATCTTATCCACTCCCGCGATCCGGCTAACTACATCCGgcgagtttttttgttcccaaGTTTCCTGCGAATGTTCTTGCCTTTGTTAAAACCGGGAGCAATTATATCGTCAGCTCACATTCGGCGGATTCTATGGCCCCTTAACGGtcaaatttccgaaattctcCGCCGCGGCGCACACTCCGAAGTAAAAACTACCTACCCACCGGTTCTCGCAATGTCCCGGAGACTGCCGGAATaaagcggagagaaaaaaatgaaatagtaaaagatgaaaatcaatatttAGACGACGCCTTGTGCGTGACGCGTAGGGTGATCACGAATTCGTTCGCGTTCCGTCATATAGATAAGTACGATACCTACGATACATCTTCGTATAAGAAACCTGAGACACCCACGGTACTTGAGCCAGTTGCGTATTCGCATCAGAGAAATATCTTATTTTAACCTCCCTCGAGATTATACGTTACCCACCACCAGCTCCTTCTTGGCTTTGCTGATTTCGAGATTTATGTCGTATGCCATTGGAGGCTAGCACGTATGTTTGTTCTGTGCGAAAGAGGCGTGGGATTCTCATCACTGCGTCTACCGTCTCCTAAACCGTCTCCACCAATTCTCAACTCGCCCGAATTCTCTCGATTCTCCAACGGCGGTGATTCACGACGGTAATTTACGGGTGGGGCTCGGTTAAACTAGCGGAGACAATTTCCGAAGTATTTTCAACCTCAGCCCGATACATGGTAAAGGTATTCTAGTATTTTCCTCCTAGCTTCGAATCGTATAGTGTATCTAACGAGTAAATTGTCATTTTTCGGGGATTACGCGGTAGCAATTTGCTtttagttttacttttttttctcctatgcGTTATCTACCCGAATCGATGAATCCATCCATCTGATATTCGcttgtgtaaattttttcacaaacgtCTCGGGTTTAAAGATTCGTGTCGCGTGCAACTCTCTGcccttttcgaaattcaatttacGATCGGCAAAATTGTCATGGTGACCTAGAACTGTCTTATAATCtgccaaaaaagaagaatgaatgtagaaataagaggaaaagaggaggaggaaatcCGGGAGTTCGTTACGGAAATTTAATTCGCGAGATGAGGCAATTGAGCCCTAAAAAAACGTGGACCAATTATTCAACGCGTAAAgatgcgtatgtataataccctGAATACCCTCGTCCGAGATTTAACCGTCAGGATTTAACTAAACTCCACCCTATCTTTCAGCTGTTAttttaaagtccgacaaaTGCACCTGAAACTAaccatttttcaaagaattatcCCGTTATTCCTCCGACGCTTCTCAACGGTGAATTCCAGTCTAGTCCCTCCCATATACGTTAGTGAAAATACAACAGTATCCATTACATAAACCGCAAGTTTATCGTCGTGCGTATGTGTAGAGTAAAAGTTAGGCCGACGGCAAAtgcgagaagagaaaatacatatatgtacgtcgtCAACGGCCCACAAGGGTTGATATCATTAAGAGGTGATTTCTCAACAACGAAtaagaagataaagaaaatggCTAACCTCTGCCTAAAGTATAAAAACGTGAAATATCCTCCGAGCTTAGAGTAACGAACGACCTATAATTAAGACCCACTGTATAAAAAGTAGAACCGAAGTCTTCGCAagttttatttgctttttcttattttagaaaattctttttcaaacaacTAATTAACTCGATTCGGATCGCAAATGATCGTCATCGATATTGACGAGTCCGTCTCGACTCGGCGACGTACCGCGGATCGTTTGAATTATAAAGCAATAACAAGCGACGGTGATCGGTTATCTTATGATTGCATAAGAATCTGCCATTGggaattcaattatttgccaacttcttttttttctactgcagacggtgtgaaaatattcatctcaTAAAGCTCGCGTCTCAATGGATCTAGGAAGAAGGTGACTGCCATCGATTCTCTTTTCGTCCCGTTGTCATATCTTGGTACTTATCCCCGGTGTGGATGAGCGCGATGGGCCCTTCTCGATTTCGTACGCTTCCGGGGTGTATTGAAATGCCCGTTAATGATAAGAATTTTCACGAAACTTTTGCGATCGTATTCACCCAGTATAAATTACGTGCGAATAGACCGGTATTTCGAGTCTGTTTTGAGAAACACTGAGGGAGAATGGATCGACCGGTTTGTGACCCGGGATTCTAGTATACCCACCCCAGCTTTGAGCCTTAGTGGTAGGCAGATgaaacgtaggtatataggtacacgtaagCTGGGTAACTCGATAGAATAGCAGATCTATGCAAACTTATAGTCGCAAGAATATAATCACAAATATTATCGCAATTGGTTGACCTTTATAAGCGCTCCGAATTAACGCAATACATATGTAGATATAATATGAATTGTAAATAGGATAGGCTTAGGCGACTTTTTCATCACGCAAAATCCGTCGATTCATACTACGCACGAATTTTAACGTTAACTGAACACGTCACACCGTTTATTGGGGTAACAAAGTTTCATTCCTCTACGCCTCTTCGGATTAATTGATACGGGTAATCGACTTTGTCTCGTATACCGTCAACTTTATATCACGtcggtttaaaaatttttcaaagcaaatttctctcgctctccaGCTCGCTTTGTTTTCGATGTGGACCTTGACAGCGTTAACGCAGGTATAATATCGAGCACTTGGGCCTGCAGTTCATCTTTCGTATCGACAGGAATAAAGGTTGGGTTTGAAAACGTTGCAAATATATTTGCTCAAGGCGACAACCGCGTTGGTAAATTTATCGCTGTTATCGGAGGGATAAAAACatcgtgaaaaagaaacattagaaaaaatattccccgAGAAAACATCACGAAATCAATCGCACGTTTGGTGCTGCGAAATTCATGTATCGATCACCGGCAGATCAGTCGATAACGATCCGGATAGTTTCAATTCCAAAAAAGACATGACCTTGTAAAAATGTGCCGTGAATTTTCAGGCTGCCTGTTTCAGTATAaagttttacgatttttcgGGTTATAAATTGCCTCATTTGTTGTAAGTCATATAAGAAGAAAGTTCTACCGGTGCGTGACCGAACCCACACAAAAATTACGATTTCCCTTTGGACCAAACGGCCATCGTCAATTTCTGaatggatatatgtatattgtatgtaaatGTAGGCCTTACAGGAGCACCAAATAGCAACGATACGTACACGGTTTGTGCATCGATCTCGACACTTATCGGCAATCAAACAACGTCGAGGAAACAACGCAGCTTTGGATTTGAGACAAAGTTTTGCCTCGCCCTCTCGCATGACCGAATCCCACACGATTGCAGGCAGCCCCAAGcaaaactgattgtgagagcaAAACAGAATACCGGCGCCAAATCCATCAGCAATAGCTCCGGCTCTGATATCGTTCGCGAACTTTTCTCAAAAGGATAGATACATCcattcgtatacatacgtatccaTGAAAGTTTTAATACACGTGAatcacacgtacacgcgttcgTACGACCTATCATCAAGATGAACTTATTCGCGAAGTCAAAGAGCGAAATCACAAACACCGAATCCTGAATGAAATTCTTAGCCGCAAAGGTATAACCGTCTGAGCAtggagttttcttttctatgacaaagtatacgtacggtatacactCAGAAAAGGGTGTGTTAAAAATGCAAGACTCATTCCAAAACTGGAGCGCAACTcatagagaaaaagataaaagacgAGCCGAAAAACCCTCGCCGAGAACTGAAAATAGGGGAATAAGGGTATAACCGGAACGGAAGAATAACTCCCCCTCctcgtcgaacgaaaaattcactcCGACGTTGTAAACAAGCGCGTAAATTTCAGCCTCCGTGTATAAAATCACGAGTACCCCCTACTTTTGCACTTGCAAGTAAACATTTTTGGGGACAGTGgatatggatatatatgtacaacaactgtacatacatatgttcgACATACATCacatatacgtaaatatacatatgtacgcttGAACATTAACCGTATTTTCTAACTTCCCGTACCGAAGAATTCGTAAATCCACGAGCAGACATGAATTTTCTCTCGAGCGGTGCACAAGCCAGTCCGTtggagcgaaattttttttgtctctactttttttatcACAACGAGAAATAAACGTCCGCTAGAGCTGGGCATTGCCTCGCACATTTGGATAactataaaattcaaatgtcgattttttaatGGTTTCAGGGAAGGGATCTTCCGGCAAAGGACCTCTCAGGAACCTCCGATCCCTATGTGAGGGTGACACTTTTGCCGGACAAAAAACATCGGCTGGATACGAAGATCAAAAGACGAACCCTGAACCCGAAGTGGAACGAAACCATCTACTTTGAGGGCAAGTTTCGGAaacaatttcaattcatttgatAGCCAATCGATACGGGGTGATTGCCCAAAAACGAATCAGAGGATTTTTCTCCAGTTTCCTTCTCTAAGTAGGACTATATTGACCGATCTCGTCGCCCGACCAATCCGCGGTTACAATTCGAGGTTCGGAGGGGACGGGCGACAAGGTCTTGTTAGAAACTTAACGGAACGCGTCAACCAGACCGTATATAACTTCAATTACCGGTCAAAACCCAACAGGAAACTCTGTAGTAACGACTAGAAATTCGAAACTCGTGACGATGCGATTTCAGTATCAAATTCTAGCCACAGTTCAACCCTGGAggatacacacgtgtacgatatatctttTAGAGAGGTTTCTCCAGATTTTCACAACAACCATATATTACATCAATCTCCCCCCTGGTTTCGTGTTGATTATCTgagatttattgaaattttgatcgTAAAATTGCACAGTCTTATTTCGCACGTACAATTTCAACGAtgatatttcaattctttcgaaaaaagttCAATGTCATTCCACACGTCtgttatcattgttataatgaatttcgttcttatttcccccccctccccccaggTTTTTCCATACAAAAACTACAGAGCAGGGTTCTTCACCTTCACGTATTCGactacgatcgattttcgagaGATGATTCCATCGGAGAAATGTTCCTCCCATTGTGTCAGGTAAGTTATTTCAATATTCCACTCAGATGTTATGCATGTATAGTCGATTCCATTAAATGATGAAACTTGAAAatctcatcattttttccctcagcCTCCCGACTGTTTTTTACGAGTCTTGTCTACCCCATATGCGTGTTCACGTTCTAATCTAGAAATGCATTAATGTAACGCCCCAGTCACTTCAGTCCCGCAAAAAATAAACGGGCTACGATAATCTCTGCCCATTTTATAAACTAGGAGTACATATAGTGATACGTTCCGACTATCTCTGTGCGCGAATTTATGTAAGGCGCAGTACTTTTAAGCGTCTGGAAACTTCTATATGCAAGTATAACGCGTCCTCCTGCAGACGGTAGACAGGCTCTGGTGGCCGCAGAGTTTTATTActcgtgtaaatatataacgaGCTCCGCAGGAATGACCTGTTGAGTTTACGCTGAAGTTTTCAGCTTTCCAGAGGTACAACCTGGTAGATTGGAAGTCGAAAATTTAAAGAGCAGTTCGCGCTAGTTTATGCCcggttatatacctatatgtataccttgcTACACATCCTCATTTCGCGAAAGTTCTCGTTTTCCCTCGAAAGTAATGCCTCAGACCTTGCAGTCTGTTTATGACCAACGTCAAGGACGAACGTTGAACTTGTGTAAAAGCTTAATTTCATGAGGAACtcgagataaaattttcgacaaatATTCTACTACACGTATCACTTGTGCCAGTATCTCGATTCGTTGTAATAGACCAAGTGGTTATTGCCTAGGTGGATCTTTCGGAAAAGCCGTCATTTTGGAAAGCCCTAAAGCCACCGGCGAAGGACAAGTGTGGAGAACTTCTCTGCTCGTTGTGCTATCACCCAAGCAATTCAATCTTAACCTTGGGGCTCCTCAAGGCAAGGAATCTAAAAGCGAAAGACATCAACGGAAAATCTGGTACGCCATGTTTGGATTTATTGTTATACTCGCTTCCCTTCCATACGCGAGTAAGTTATTGTAAGTGTACGTGTGCATGACTGTGATTAATGGACTCTAGGGTTACTTCTGACACCTTGGATTTTTGATCAGCGACTGTCAGCAACCttggagagaatttttcgcACGCATCGACCGAGGAGCTGctgctcatttttttcattatatcattgtcctattcatttttcttttcatgtaCGGAACACACGTTCGAGCTGCGTTCGTGATGGATATATTTCTGCACTCACGGACGggacaaaaaatggaaataaaaaaattaccccaCCGTTTCTCATCGCATCTATAATTCCAGATCCGTACGTCAAGGTGTGGCTTCAATTTGGCGACAAGCGAATGGAAAAACGCAAGACGCCGATATTCAAGTGCACATTGAATCCCGTTTTCAACGAATCCTTCTCCTTTAACGTACCCTGGGAAAAAATACGCGAATGTTCACTGGTCGTTATGGTCATGGACTTCGACAATATCGGCAGAAATGAGCTCATAGGACGTATCCAACTCGCTGGTAAATTCCACATTCGTAATTAATTCATAAATCGATATCACCGACTCATAATTTTCTCACTAattatctttgattttattaccTCGCACAGGTAAAAGCGGGAGCGGTTCTACAGAGACAAAACACTGGCAGGATATGATAACCAAGCCCAGGCAAACCATCGTGCAGTGGCACCGTTTGAAGCCCGAGTAAAAAAGTTCGTCCGAACGGTCCCACCCGATGATCATCTACAACCCCCTACAAAAGTCGGGCGACGCATAGCTGCAGCTCACTGCGAATTTACTCAACTGATATACTGTGACGTTATGGACAGGCACTGTTTGGTACTTTGGTCAATCCTTTTGATATCAGGCCTTTTAATATCATCGACTCGTTGATGGGGTCGATAGATATTAAATGGCGATGAGGATTAGTAGCGGGAGAAATATACGGGgtggaaagaatatttcaatcaAGAATATTTCACACTGATGACCCAACATAAATTAAAGCACTAATTTCAGGGTCACCTTTCTGATCTTCAACGACATGTACCGAGGGTCTCAATTGAAACGGAGGATTTTGATAACTCGCAAACTGAATAAAATGCGTGGACAAATTTCTCAATGAAAGTTGCTCAGTTCTTGTATCGTTTTTATAACGATGATAGTGTAGATGATGTTACCTTCTTTCAGACAATACTTGTAACCATTATCGCGGCAAATTGAAGTTTGTTTGAATCATacgaaatttcataattttcaactgAGTTACAGCGTCTCAAAGTGCCAAAAGTGATCCGCAATGGTTCGCCAGAGATGCCTGGATGCGAACAAATATCATCAAGACGCGAACATGGTTTGTGAATTTCGTCGTACCTACTTTATAAATCGTTGGGAAGCTGTAATTCAGCTGAAATTtatcggaattgaaaaatctacaAACACTTTAATTAGTCTCGACGAATGGTACCCGTTTTattcgaagaaacgaaaattcggCTTCTAGAAttatctcgaaattttttcttcccttgcTGTGCTCCGTTTGATTTACGAGTTATTAGAATCTTGCGTCGAAGTTTGAACACCCTTATGATGCAACGTGTGCCATTTTTGCAACTGCCTGTCCATTTGAAATATCTATGATTAATAATCGATTACCTGCAAATACGCGTGTTCGACACAGATGCCTCAAGCGTTTGCTGAGcgacgttatatacgtacatttacaAATGTAATTGTAGTGAATCTACGAAAGTTTTCACGCATTGACATATGTGCGATATATTGTTATAACATGATTGAACATTTATGTATAGGCGTACCATAATATGTGTAACTTATACGGGGGGAATAAATAGATCGTTCAATTCACTGGCGTGGCGCcagtaaattaattttcttccgcGTATAGGTAAGGGTTCGCACATTATTCGATTTTACCAACAGTTTTTTAATCCCGCGGCATTTATTAACcctataat from Athalia rosae chromosome 1, iyAthRosa1.1, whole genome shotgun sequence carries:
- the LOC105691393 gene encoding synaptotagmin-7 isoform X6: MQILSATTGNPGSKSPAGGSGVPGSGGGGPGGVTEPRTPTAGPQNKQLQNVKGDHPSMAFLQSRSVSLVDMYIDNTEPSENVGQIQFSLEYDFQNSTLMLRIIQGRDLPAKDLSGTSDPYVRVTLLPDKKHRLDTKIKRRTLNPKWNETIYFEGFSIQKLQSRVLHLHVFDYDRFSRDDSIGEMFLPLCQVDLSEKPSFWKALKPPAKDKCGELLCSLCYHPSNSILTLGLLKARNLKAKDINGKSDPYVKVWLQFGDKRMEKRKTPIFKCTLNPVFNESFSFNVPWEKIRECSLVVMVMDFDNIGRNELIGRIQLAGKSGSGSTETKHWQDMITKPRQTIVQWHRLKPE
- the LOC105691393 gene encoding synaptotagmin-7 isoform X5, whose product is MWAALTRSLEIMVAFFEYYTARAQLETTGNPGSKSPAGGSGVPGSGGGGPGGVTEPRTPTAGPQNKQLQNVKGDHPSMAFLQSRSVSLVDMYIDNTEPSENVGQIQFSLEYDFQNSTLMLRIIQGRDLPAKDLSGTSDPYVRVTLLPDKKHRLDTKIKRRTLNPKWNETIYFEGFSIQKLQSRVLHLHVFDYDRFSRDDSIGEMFLPLCQVDLSEKPSFWKALKPPAKDKCGELLCSLCYHPSNSILTLGLLKARNLKAKDINGKSDPYVKVWLQFGDKRMEKRKTPIFKCTLNPVFNESFSFNVPWEKIRECSLVVMVMDFDNIGRNELIGRIQLAGKSGSGSTETKHWQDMITKPRQTIVQWHRLKPE
- the LOC105691393 gene encoding synaptotagmin-7 isoform X3; protein product: MERRDVILTAVFGTVGAVAILLGLGLAAWLYLRARRSKQRDGDLEEQPENGAGGSQIQQPVKKNGLLNLKTPLISTKALGAQLETTGNPGSKSPAGGSGVPGSGGGGPGGVTEPRTPTAGPQNKQLQNVKGDHPSMAFLQSRSVSLVDMYIDNTEPSENVGQIQFSLEYDFQNSTLMLRIIQGRDLPAKDLSGTSDPYVRVTLLPDKKHRLDTKIKRRTLNPKWNETIYFEGFSIQKLQSRVLHLHVFDYDRFSRDDSIGEMFLPLCQVDLSEKPSFWKALKPPAKDKCGELLCSLCYHPSNSILTLGLLKARNLKAKDINGKSDPYVKVWLQFGDKRMEKRKTPIFKCTLNPVFNESFSFNVPWEKIRECSLVVMVMDFDNIGRNELIGRIQLAGKSGSGSTETKHWQDMITKPRQTIVQWHRLKPE
- the LOC105691393 gene encoding synaptotagmin-7 isoform X2; translated protein: MVHMGLVGQYFSELDPNAKGPPRAADPAVRARKVVGMERRDVILTAVFGTVGAVAILLGLGLAAWLYLRARRSKQRDGDLEEQPENGAGGSQIQQPVKKNGLLNLKTPLISTKALGAQLETTGNPGSKSPAGGSGVPGSGGGGPGGVTEPRTPTAGPQNKQLQNVKGDHPSAFLQSRSVSLVDMYIDNTEPSENVGQIQFSLEYDFQNSTLMLRIIQGRDLPAKDLSGTSDPYVRVTLLPDKKHRLDTKIKRRTLNPKWNETIYFEGFSIQKLQSRVLHLHVFDYDRFSRDDSIGEMFLPLCQVDLSEKPSFWKALKPPAKDKCGELLCSLCYHPSNSILTLGLLKARNLKAKDINGKSDPYVKVWLQFGDKRMEKRKTPIFKCTLNPVFNESFSFNVPWEKIRECSLVVMVMDFDNIGRNELIGRIQLAGKSGSGSTETKHWQDMITKPRQTIVQWHRLKPE
- the LOC105691393 gene encoding synaptotagmin-7 isoform X1, which codes for MVHMGLVGQYFSELDPNAKGPPRAADPAVRARKVVGMERRDVILTAVFGTVGAVAILLGLGLAAWLYLRARRSKQRDGDLEEQPENGAGGSQIQQPVKKNGLLNLKTPLISTKALGAQLETTGNPGSKSPAGGSGVPGSGGGGPGGVTEPRTPTAGPQNKQLQNVKGDHPSMAFLQSRSVSLVDMYIDNTEPSENVGQIQFSLEYDFQNSTLMLRIIQGRDLPAKDLSGTSDPYVRVTLLPDKKHRLDTKIKRRTLNPKWNETIYFEGFSIQKLQSRVLHLHVFDYDRFSRDDSIGEMFLPLCQVDLSEKPSFWKALKPPAKDKCGELLCSLCYHPSNSILTLGLLKARNLKAKDINGKSDPYVKVWLQFGDKRMEKRKTPIFKCTLNPVFNESFSFNVPWEKIRECSLVVMVMDFDNIGRNELIGRIQLAGKSGSGSTETKHWQDMITKPRQTIVQWHRLKPE